The following proteins come from a genomic window of Methanobacterium sp. Maddingley MBC34:
- a CDS encoding glycosyltransferase (PFAM: Glycosyl transferases group 1) codes for MEIDYIVGEKTSEITGISKYQNEIHKRMEGVQLNRIDYASKKIMIKDININLSQMYFYPLIVKKNIKKDNIKHITSQFLAYLLNYFNFEKSIVTCYDLISWSHEKDSSPLNQRGLRKATSGLRKASKIITISEFSKKDIINYIGYPEEKIEVVYPAVDHERFFRMNKDKLNNFKPVSQDYHKILYVGSEQPRQNVPILIKALAKLKKKLPNVQLFKIGDPHYPGAREQLIKLISDLNLEKNVVFVGSVSEQELAKWYNSADLVVYPCQYAGFGLPPLESMACGTPVITSNTSSLPEVVGNAGITIDPLDFDIMATKMYEVLTNPELSEDLVKKGIERSKLFDWKVSSHKTLKIYESMNEY; via the coding sequence ATGGAAATTGATTATATCGTTGGTGAAAAAACTTCAGAGATCACTGGAATTTCTAAATACCAAAATGAAATACACAAAAGAATGGAAGGTGTTCAACTCAACCGCATTGATTATGCATCTAAAAAAATCATGATTAAAGACATAAATATTAATCTTTCTCAGATGTATTTTTATCCCCTAATCGTGAAAAAAAACATTAAGAAGGATAATATAAAACATATAACCTCCCAGTTCCTTGCTTATTTATTAAACTATTTCAATTTTGAGAAAAGTATTGTCACCTGTTACGATTTAATTTCTTGGTCCCATGAAAAAGATTCTTCGCCGCTTAATCAGCGCGGTTTAAGAAAAGCAACTTCTGGTTTAAGAAAAGCAAGTAAAATAATTACTATTTCTGAGTTTTCAAAAAAAGATATCATTAATTATATTGGTTATCCTGAAGAAAAAATCGAGGTGGTCTATCCTGCAGTTGACCATGAAAGATTTTTTAGAATGAATAAGGATAAATTGAATAACTTTAAACCTGTCTCTCAGGACTATCATAAAATATTGTATGTCGGTTCAGAACAGCCTCGTCAAAACGTTCCTATTTTAATTAAAGCATTAGCTAAACTGAAAAAGAAATTACCCAATGTTCAACTGTTTAAAATAGGTGATCCTCATTATCCCGGTGCCCGTGAACAATTAATAAAGTTGATAAGTGATTTGAATCTTGAAAAGAATGTGGTATTTGTTGGTTCTGTTTCTGAGCAGGAACTTGCAAAATGGTACAACTCAGCTGATCTTGTGGTTTATCCATGCCAATATGCAGGTTTTGGCCTTCCGCCCCTTGAATCAATGGCCTGTGGAACTCCAGTAATAACATCTAACACCAGTTCACTCCCGGAAGTAGTGGGTAATGCAGGAATTACAATAGATCCACTTGATTTTGACATAATGGCAACTAAAATGTACGAAGTTTTAACAAATCCTGAATTAAGTGAAGATTTAGTAAAAAAAGGAATTGAAAGATCAAAACTATTCGACTGGAAGGTTTCCTCTCATAAAACACTAAAGATATATGAATCAATGAACGAATATTGA
- a CDS encoding methyltransferase family protein (PFAM: Methyltransferase domain): MTQDLVKNEFDFGWKKWINAPEFAELTLQYQKGDILDVGCATCQLYDFLRDNGWKNYYTGIDFQKYVNYDYPEDVNLIIGDALDIEFPEVDTVILYNILEHVDDPVSLVKKALVAARENVLINVPKRNEKMWANGIVEFHQLDKTHKHCGYSKEEIYNLISLSGGEISNYKDMDPVDATTGVNLWNSRIPKFIVYLLIKIFSSKKFYKEMWLEVLLK, encoded by the coding sequence ATGACTCAGGATTTAGTAAAAAATGAATTTGATTTTGGGTGGAAAAAATGGATAAATGCCCCTGAATTTGCAGAGTTAACTCTTCAGTACCAAAAAGGAGACATTTTAGATGTTGGATGTGCCACTTGCCAATTATATGATTTTTTGAGAGATAATGGTTGGAAAAATTATTACACTGGAATTGATTTTCAGAAATATGTAAATTATGATTATCCTGAAGATGTGAATTTAATAATAGGTGATGCTTTAGATATAGAATTCCCAGAAGTAGATACAGTTATATTATACAATATATTGGAACATGTAGATGATCCTGTTAGTTTAGTGAAAAAAGCACTTGTTGCAGCAAGGGAAAATGTGCTCATTAACGTTCCCAAAAGAAATGAGAAAATGTGGGCAAACGGTATTGTTGAGTTCCACCAGTTGGATAAAACACATAAACACTGCGGATATTCAAAAGAAGAGATTTATAATTTAATATCATTAAGTGGCGGTGAAATATCAAATTATAAGGATATGGATCCTGTTGACGCTACTACTGGAGTAAATCTGTGGAATAGTAGAATACCTAAGTTTATAGTATATTTATTAATCAAAATTTTTTCTTCAAAAAAATTCTATAAGGAAATGTGGCTTGAAGTTCTATTAAAATGA